In Bactrocera oleae isolate idBacOlea1 chromosome 3, idBacOlea1, whole genome shotgun sequence, a genomic segment contains:
- the LOC106627190 gene encoding uncharacterized protein isoform X3, with the protein MATSSDLLHTNESNNGSDESISNCANSSNLAESQADEESIQTTNADSEAATSPGVHENEDVDSKADFGATPCHEKTQQAEAVAVDEQSQQQVEPVEETTPVSSSTEAQRPEAHSNFSPDEIPEPIKVLDDIISEFEDTSKPANAGGNGENQSEDDGYMSLSRKNMHKQDFENISQSSIGSNAPPITTPTKEFHEFNNTTDVTCQSLETPAEQSIIQSTLPKARPASTLTSNNYSSLPCCGARSTSLDGKTTRGVSCNGERNKLGIDISAVHNAVLRGGLAKLPEPILNEHPVTIYPGRYSPPSEHKRVSNRPQRILSSVEKHKEVCHILNPLSSISSSSSSSSSNCIGLMDNKALDLPNNIMKKPYIRKENIANEFRLVSEDDFSDDSIEEQSLSPITSHSSPHKQTGIAWEIHFKSNKKKSKNSAKKKSTRKHTVDCVATAENGVYPLPIVASDIFYTKENERAYRREPIVIDALDDSDQYTASTGDILNHCMYRHTNTSMLGKGTFIIRRTTNKPPTAMDIFQKDAEALNCIDTRDQSDYEEFSSMEGHENCRPNETLSANVRHSGELIAPQGPTLPSPRDRLSLNLEPQLPNIFTKEMLTVHKGDRSSSEELLAPVKKTSLNREPKRRSNDSINTKSSSYEETEENEPNEVANLFSSKNSFDACNMYGYKNDTTGCLKGQEFSDLRSSTTTTPRTDLAPTLEEEEEQYSDFSYSGAPSKDSDKVDGNINALIRGDIAAVRIVEGGAHHKRPLEFRPGVHKSESAKEMLLSQSAFGPLPPSPPSSNPDLFDYDALPLPPSPKDPILVNESNRSLGKGFKKTTTAEIHTPSSLGGEERRNRDNMSALRYLSNELPPLPPPAFENMPPVVPPHRGHSANTMKSWSIDSHYKKRSPKMLGYGSGITTPTGSQYDGSYSTKRYVSYGTKRSLKQSPREELRLQTSCSLPETPIFARGSCDIPRTPFRRQPESAISGSRTAPRSSTSHSINMGNTMGGISGGGNTFGAGMCRQRSMNHALASNEMLRLAGAPARGWYPKQRSMRPASTENIDRLSSSRVWDSAAGMSGTGQSRKPLTLPPNLTPSFLNKSPREALRRVTSLLIAKKKNTKERKGKPYSDTTLDGNLPFEQETALPPTPKEQARNFNNTSQKPQKKKGLFKSLWKKTKHFSLDQ; encoded by the exons ATGGCCACCTCCTCGGATTTATTGCATACAAACGAATCGAATAACGGTTCTGATGAGTCGATTAGCAACTGTGCAAATTCCAGCAATCTAGCGGAGTCACAAGCCGATGAAGAATCAATACAAACAACTAATGCAGATTCCGAAGCGGCAACGTCACCTGGTGTCCACGAAAACGAAGACGTTGACTCCAAAGCGGATTTTGGTGCAACACCGTG TCACGAAAAGACACAGCAGGCAGAGGCGGTCGCGGTGGATGAACAGTCGCAGCAGCAGGTCGAGCCAGTGGAGGAAACGACACCTGTTTCATCCTCCACTGAAGCACAGCGACCAGAGGCGCATAGCAATTTTTCACCAGACGAAATACCCGAACCTATTAAGGTGCTAGATGATATAATCTCTGAATTCGAAGATACATCAAAGCCAGCGAACGCAGGTGGTAATGGTGAAAATCAATCTGAGGACGATGGCTACATGAGCCTTAGTCGCAAGAA CATGCATAAGCAAGATTTCGAGAACATCTCTCAGAGCAGTATCGGCAGTAATGCACCACCAATTACTACACCAACTAAAGAGTTTCACGAATTTAACAACACTACAGATGTTACCTGCCAAAGTCTGGAAACACCTGCCGAACAGAGTATTATACAATCCACATtg CCAAAAGCGCGTCCAGCTTCGACACTGACGAGCAACAACTATTCCAGTTTGCCATGTTGCGGCGCGCGCTCCACATCATTGGATGGTAAAACTACGCGTGGTGTTAGCTGTAATGGTGAACGTAATAAACTGGGTATTGATATAAGTGCGGTACATAATGCGGTACTACGTGGAGGATTGGCGAAACTGCCAG AGCCAATTCTAAACGAACATCCCGTTACAATATATCCAGGTCGATATTCACCACCATCCGAGCATAAGCGCGTCTCCAATCGTCCACAACGTATATTATCCTCCGTTGAGAAACATAAAGAAGTTTGCCATATACTTAATCCTTTGTCTTCGAtctcctcttcatcgtcgtcgTCAAGTTCGAATTGTATTGGTCTGATGGATAATAAAGCGTTGGATTTACCaaataatattatgaaaaagcCATATATACGTAaggaaaatattgcaaatgaaTTTAGGTTAGTAAGTGAAGATGATTTCTCGGACGATTCAATTGAAGAGCAGTCATTATCGCCAATTACATCGCACTCCTCACCACACAAACAAACCGGTATTGCGTGGGAAATTCAttttaaaagtaacaaaaagaAGTCGAAAAATTCAGCGAAGAAGAAATCGACACGAAAACAT ACTGTCGATTGTGTTGCTACAGCGGAGAATGGTGTTTATCCCTTACCCATTGTGGCTAGTGACATCTTTTACACCAAAGAAAATGAACGCGCTTATCGCCGGGAACCGATTGTTATAGACGCCTTGGATGACTCCGATCAATATACAGCATCCACCGGAGATATTTTAAATCACTGCATGTATCGCCATACGAATACGAGTATGTTGGGTAAAGGTACATTTATCATAAGACGGACCACAAACAAACCACCAACAGCCATGGATATATTTCAAAAGGATGCTGAAGCGCTCAATTGCATAGATACACGCGACCAAAGCGACTATGAAGAGTTCTCTTCAATGGAGGGTCACGAAAACTGTAGACCGAACGAGACATTAAGCGCGAATGTTAGGCATAGCGGAGAACTAATAGCGCCACAAGGACCAACCTTGCCATCGCCGCG cGATCGCCTTTCTTTAAATCTCGAGCCACaattaccaaatatttttaccaaAGAAATGCTGACTGTGCATAAAGGTGACCGCTCATCGTCTGAAG AACTACTTGCTCCTGTTAAGAAGACGTCCCTTAATAGAGAGCCAAAAAGACGTAGCAACGATTCGATAAACACAAAGTCTTCAAGCTATGAAGAAACTGAAGAAAACGAGCCTAACGAAGTTGCTAACTTATTTTCTAGTAAAAATAGTTTTGATGCGTGCAATATGTATGGCTACAAGAATGATACAACAGGCTGTTTAAAAGGACAAGAGTTTTCAG ATCTGCGCTCCTCAACAACAACGACTCCACGTACCGATCTTGCACCCACACTTGAAGAGGAAGAGGAACAATACAGTGACTTTAGCTACAGCGGAGCGCCAAGTAAAGACTCTGACAAGGTCGATGGCAATATAAATGCACTGATACGTGGGGATATTGCTGCCGTACGCATCGTTGAAGGTGGTGCGCATCATAAACGTCCACTCGAATTTCGTCCCGGTGTGCATAAGTCGGAGAGTGCCAAGGAGATGTTATTGTCTCAAAGCGCGTTTGGTCCATTGCCGCCATCACCACCGTCATCAAATCCCGATCTATTC gacTATGATGCTTTGCCACTGCCACCATCTCCGAAAGATCCGATCCTAGTAAACGAGAGCAACCGTAGCCTTGGCAAAGGCTTTAAGAAAACGACAACTGCCGAAATTCATACGCCGTCATCCTTGGGCGGCGAGGAACGACGAAATCGTGACAATATGAGCGCTTTGCGTTATCTCAGCAACGAATTGCCACCATTACCACCGCCTGCTTTCGAAAATATGCCACCGGTTGTGCCACCACATCGTGGCCACTCGGCGAATACGATGAAATCTTGGTCCATTGATTCACATTATAAGAAGCGATCACCGAAAATGTTAGGTTACGGTAGTGGTATTACTACGCCAACGGGATCACAATATGATGGCTCGTATTCAACGAAGCGTTACGTTTCCTATGGCACCAAACGTAGTCTGAAACAGTCACCACGTGAAGAATTGCGTTTGCAAACTTCATGTAGTCTGCCGGAAACACCAATTTTTGCACGAGG AAGCTGTGACATACCGCGCACTCCGTTCAGACGTCAACCAGAAAGTGCCATAAGTGGTTCGCGTACAGCGCCTCGTTCCAGCACCTCACACAGCATCAATATGGGTAACACCATGGGTGGAATTTCAGGTG GTGGCAACACCTTCGGCGCTGGCATGTGTCGTCAACGTTCGATGAATCACGCGCTTGCATCGAATGAGATGTTGCGCTTAGCTGGTGCACCGGCACGCGGCTGGTATCCCAAACAACGTTCCATGCGTCCAGCCTCTACAGAGAATATTGATCGTCTCAGTTCGTCGCGCGTTTGGGATAGTGCAGCTGGCATGTCTGGGACGGGTCAGTCAAGAAAACCATTGACATTGCCACCAAATTTGACGCCATCATTTCTAAATAAATCGCCAAGAGAAGCTCTGCGACGCGTAACAAGCCTTCTGATTGCGAAGAAAA AGAACACTAAAGAGCGCAAGGGCAAGCCATATTCGGATACTACTTTGGATGGAAATCTACCATTCGAACAAGAAACTG caCTCCCACCCACGCCAAAGGAACAGGCGCGCAATTTTAACAATACGTCACAGAAGCCTCAGAAGAAAAAAGGCCTTTTCAAAAGCTTatggaaaaaaacaaaacacttttCATTAGATCAAtaa